AAGCACAAGATTTTtcatttgcaaaaaaaaaaaattgaagaaagttTTGCTTGCTtgccttctttctctttctttctctccaaagCAAACACTTCTTTTTCCTTCTGCAGAGAGGGAGTTGGAGACATTTGGGGTCCGAACCAGTTGTCTCCTCTATCCTCTCTccgacttttttttttctttttatatatttttcctggtttttttgtttgttcaagaaaacaaaaaataatggAGAAACCCATTTCGATTTGCGACATGAATTTTTAGTTTGGAATTCTGGGTAGTTGAAACTCTTGAGCAATTTACGTGGTCGAAGTCCGAGTTATGGCTCGGGAATAGAGCTTAAACCAGTCAGTCAATAATAGTGTGTATCTGTACATTTTgtaaagagaagagagaaagagaaaaatataaggaagaaaactctAGATACTCAAGTCGAGTGAGTAAGAGTTGTAGTAGATAAAAaggaagcaaaaaaaaaaaaaattgtgtttggCAAGTGGGAAAATTTTAAGGACGAGtaaaagagaaaggaaaaaacTAAGGGGGGCTTTCTTTGATGAGTTTTGGAGGATTCCTTGACAATAGTACTAGTACTAGTGGTGGCGGTGCAAGATTAGTGGCAGAAATTCCTTACAGTAGTACAAGCAACGACAACATCGGCAACGGAAACGACAACAACCACATCATGCCCTCTACTGCTATTGCTCAGCCAAGACTCATTACTCAGTCCCTAACCAAATCAATgttcaactctcccggactctcTCTCGCTCTTGTACTCCtatttctcctttcttttcttctttcattTTACCCTTTTTTGGTTACCGTTTTGGGTTGAAAACTGATCTGGGTTTTTTTTGTGGCAGCAAACTAATAGAGATGGACAGGGAGATATGATCAGAAACATGGCCGAGAGTTTCGAGCCCGGCAGTGGCCGTAGAAGCCGAGACGAAGAACACGAAAGCAGATCTGGGAGTGATAACATGGACGGTGGCTCTGGCGACGATCAGGACGCTACCGACAAGCCTCCGAGGAAAAAACGTTACCACCGACACACTCCTCAGCAAATCCAAGAACTTGAAGCGTACTATTTTATTCTCCCTTCTTCAAATTGTATGTAGACGGTCTTTTCTGCTTGTTTTCATTGATCTCATTTATTTTTTGGTTTTTCTAGTCTGTTCAAGGAGTGTCCTCATCCGGATGAAAAGCAAAGACTGGAGCTCAGCAAAAGGCTTTGCCTAGAGACTAGGCAAGTCAAATTTTGGTTTCAAAATCGCCGAACCCAAATGAAGGTGATTCACTTGACTATAATGTTCATTTTGTTAAGAAATCAACTGAGTTGTCTTTCTCAACAAGTACTTGAAGTTTTtaacttatttaattttttggATGAATTGTTAACCAGACCCAACTCGAACGACACGAGAACTCGCTGCTTAGGCAAGAAAACGACAAGCTCCGAGCGGAGAATATGTCGATCAGAGACGCCATGAGAAACCCCATGTGCACAAACTGTGGTGGCCCAGCAATCATCGGCGAAATATCGCTAGAAGAACAGCATCTCAGGATCGAAAACGCCCGCCTTAAAGACGAGCTAGAGCGGGTTTGTTCTCTTGCCGGTAAGTTTCTCGGTCGACCCATTTCGGCCTTGGCGACTTCCATGGCTCCTCCATTGCCAAGTTCAGCTCTGGAGCTCGGAGTTGGGAGTAATGGCTTTGGTGGATTAACGTCAGTCACTACCACAATGCCCGATTTTGGAATTTCGTCAAACACTTTGGCCGTCCTTCCTCAGTCAAGGTCTCAAGGCGGCGTCCAAGTTCTCGACCGTTCGATTGAGAGGTCGATGTATCTAGAACTGGCCTTGGCAGCAATGGACGAACTAGTTAAAATGGCCCAAACGGAAGAGCCCCTTTGGATCAAGAGCTATGAAGGAGGAAGAGATGTACTTAACCAGGAGGAATACATGAGGAGTTTCAACCCTTGCATTGGCATGAAACCTAGTGGGTTCGTCACCGATGCTTCTAGAGAATCGGGTATTGTCATCATCAACAGTTTAGCCCTAGTCGAGACTTTAATGGAATCGGTATGATACTGTGTCTCAtcttaattaatttgtttttagTTATTAAATATATACTTTCCAAAAATTTCACTATTATAATGAATTGACTGTGGTATTTTAACTTTTCCCAGAGCCGTTGGGCGGAGATGTTCCCTTGTGTGATAGCTAGAACCTCCACCACTGATGTGAT
This genomic interval from Humulus lupulus chromosome 8, drHumLupu1.1, whole genome shotgun sequence contains the following:
- the LOC133796658 gene encoding homeobox-leucine zipper protein ANTHOCYANINLESS 2 isoform X1 gives rise to the protein MSFGGFLDNSTSTSGGGARLVAEIPYSSTSNDNIGNGNDNNHIMPSTAIAQPRLITQSLTKSMFNSPGLSLALQTNRDGQGDMIRNMAESFEPGSGRRSRDEEHESRSGSDNMDGGSGDDQDATDKPPRKKRYHRHTPQQIQELEALFKECPHPDEKQRLELSKRLCLETRQVKFWFQNRRTQMKTQLERHENSLLRQENDKLRAENMSIRDAMRNPMCTNCGGPAIIGEISLEEQHLRIENARLKDELERVCSLAGKFLGRPISALATSMAPPLPSSALELGVGSNGFGGLTSVTTTMPDFGISSNTLAVLPQSRSQGGVQVLDRSIERSMYLELALAAMDELVKMAQTEEPLWIKSYEGGRDVLNQEEYMRSFNPCIGMKPSGFVTDASRESGIVIINSLALVETLMESSRWAEMFPCVIARTSTTDVISSGMGGTRNGALQLMHAELQVLSPLVPVREVNFLRFCKQHAEGVWAVVDVSIDTIRDNSSGPPSFINCRRLPSGCVVQDMPSGYSKVTWVEHAEYDESQVHQLYRPLLSSGMGFGAQRWVATLQRQCECLAILMSSTVPTRDHTAGITPGGRRSMLKLAQRMTDNFCAGVCASTVHKWNKLNAGNVDEDVRVMTRKSVDDPGEPPGIVLSAATSVWLPVSPQRLFDFLRDESLRSEWDILSNGGPMQEMAHIAKGQNHGNCVSLLRASAMNTNQSSMLILQETCIDEAGSLVVYAPVDIPAMHVVMNGGDSAYVALLPSGFAIVPDGPGSRGPNMGPTANGGGNNNNGGSGSNGNGGDGSHRVGGSLLTVAFQILVNSLPTAKLTVESVETVNNLISCTVQKIKAALQCES
- the LOC133796658 gene encoding homeobox-leucine zipper protein ANTHOCYANINLESS 2 isoform X2, translated to MSFGGFLDNSTSTSGGGARLVAEIPYSSTSNDNIGNGNDNNHIMPSTAIAQPRLITQSLTKSMFNSPGLSLALQTNRDGQGDMIRNMAESFEPGSGRRSRDEEHESRSGSDNMDGGSGDDQDATDKPPRKKRYHRHTPQQIQELEALFKECPHPDEKQRLELSKRLCLETRQVKFWFQNRRTQMKTQLERHENSLLRQENDKLRAENMSIRDAMRNPMCTNCGGPAIIGEISLEEQHLRIENARLKDELERVCSLAGKFLGRPISALATSMAPPLPSSALELGVGSNGFGGLTSVTTTMPDFGISSNTLAVLPQSRSQGGVQVLDRSIERSMYLELALAAMDELVKMAQTEEPLWIKSYEGGRDVLNQEEYMRSFNPCIGMKPSGFVTDASRESGIVIINSLALVETLMESSRWAEMFPCVIARTSTTDVISSGMGGTRNGALQLMHAELQVLSPLVPVREVNFLRFCKQHAEGVWAVVDVSIDTIRDNSSGPPSFINCRRLPSGCVVQDMPSGYSKVTWVEHAEYDESQVHQLYRPLLSSGMGFGAQRWVATLQRQCECLAILMSSTVPTRDHTGITPGGRRSMLKLAQRMTDNFCAGVCASTVHKWNKLNAGNVDEDVRVMTRKSVDDPGEPPGIVLSAATSVWLPVSPQRLFDFLRDESLRSEWDILSNGGPMQEMAHIAKGQNHGNCVSLLRASAMNTNQSSMLILQETCIDEAGSLVVYAPVDIPAMHVVMNGGDSAYVALLPSGFAIVPDGPGSRGPNMGPTANGGGNNNNGGSGSNGNGGDGSHRVGGSLLTVAFQILVNSLPTAKLTVESVETVNNLISCTVQKIKAALQCES